In Perca fluviatilis chromosome 11, GENO_Pfluv_1.0, whole genome shotgun sequence, the following proteins share a genomic window:
- the ankrd12 gene encoding ankyrin repeat domain-containing protein 12 isoform X1, with translation MAKPGSDRDGAMVDKQAGKKSKDKLSPFTKTPKLDRSELLGKEGKAKSSMKRKLSFTTSPLRTEERDSDTDDSDPGQSSETWGERLVPPCRIYADKDVPDKKKVKKEAGGKKSQAPNLLFGYPLSERKQMALLMQMTANSPDSTPSHPSQTTPVQKKVPSSASSRQKDKVNKRNERGETPLHMAAIRGDAKQVKELISLGADVNVKDFAGWTPLHEACNLGYYDVAKVLIAAGAEVNTQGLDDDTPLHDASSSGHKDIVKLLLRHGGNAFQANKRGERPVDVADSQELEQLLKGEVSLSDQDDSSSGILFSAESEDPPSVNPSSVDDNMEDSDTEKDLDGKLATKASSSVPGLDEYEFKDEEEEEDFSKALSDRHILRRELRQREKEEKDRNHVAGKQSGKGDSSTKSKKQKTSRVHCSSDTSSDEMESLSEKRSSPTCSQSSESLKADTRSKKENAEQKDKGKVKKKSKSQNKNKENQEDGKENSKTLVLSLATVSESTEKGREEDSFKMSFSPKDDSSVHLFHLSSIKSPKVNHSLTDKQTPLKQENAKMCISISDGSCPVDGVKYNHYTEADYCTEGSSTKGCKHKEKSKHQQKDSSGDGDDGHLSPYKDGSIGNSVDSSEGALRKTDLDGKVVKKHKLKHKEKDKRRREYEAERSRHRQKEARKDSHRNLEFDREFWKENFFKSDETDEHLPVKKEGEDISSLQKTSDSSSVKDERNTKEKHSSSKEKKLREEREKDKAVKKERKEAAGKEEKVKDSKLSEREERVECHGSGRIPEESLQSNSMKEETEEKPISGITADQEQLELSEKGSREKTDKRLPGKEKDSEKMEKRHPDKEKKVKTEHVDKADSQNSVDRWKEKERTGAISSFSPGDKNYKENEKLKTLSTTKKNEDSRKNKDKFDKRSDRERQDREYSVGDHREKERTNSDKKAKPFEKTADHSKSDRSKEKDCDRKKRDKIKDGTLSSSSNLKLLLEEKKIYLSESSKSLSTKSKEEVVRTPEKDRDRRDRDRDSDKHKEKDKDRHKDRSQQAKISKAKSSETEADKAKSKASPATRDTKPKEKRLVNDDLMQTSFERMLSLKDQEIEQWHRKHLEKIKQKERERLKHRPLVDPGKSKPKDRTKSELCLSKELMRSKSSEASDVQNREKSLKDGTSPRTMSLDGKSLPSINAKVMSAVENCLTRSPRPDSERCGLMSRSVSLVSVASSEDSCQATTLTPRHIEYDSDMNLEALDSQSAFLQSSLVIQATRSPSVHDKDCNSLPDVPQSNRTLLPSRHESPYLRAILDEDANSSTEGKAVENLPTPSQPAEELGTRETSAETEQSLNSQQQCMNSVAHSVTEMEGSAPGSLTPQMSNKDTQSKSLTLPEYSQTGSTEQKTLPSSDPPVAKDVQCPTENSKAECSNKDSDQPSTPTACLSAELSELTNTKPLQQREPLAVSGMESVQETESGTVHVSDLKDEPLENADRAEEESMETETFGTDDRGSPLPSTSTHISSSTAGDSLPGFSQISTESKLFQEDMLVNDQDCKNSIASSDTAVSCLDAQMEKKDSMPPASSCSASPEHKAEEMTDVQPSSGNNSGAAVSVTTECSSVEDSLATEGLSESTAEASSEPIKVTPADEKPESSSAGEEQSQSTVQSAAQSDSSSSSSSSSSSSSSSSTCSASRSSSPQSGDRDSDSSGARVKVRSADEDVDVHVPHPRKRKMPKFPSSQLCSTTQQEKERGQQSLAAIVDSVKLEEIQPYQTERANPYYEFLHIRKKIEEKRKVLCSVTPQPPQYYDEYVTFNGSYLLDGNPLSKLCIPTITPPPSLPEQLKEMFKQQEVVRMKLRLQHSIERVCSFTPGAFCFWLG, from the exons AGTCCCCAGCAGTGCCTCGTCTCGACAGAAGGACAAGGTCAACAAGAGGAACGAGCGAGGGGAGACTCCCCTTCACATGGCAGCCATCCGGGGAGACGCCAAGCAAGTTAAAGAGCTCATTAGCCTGGGAGCTGACGTCAATGTCAAAGACTTTGCAG GTTGGACTCCTCTTCATGAAGCCTGTAATCTTGGTTACTACGATGTGGCCAAGGTCTTAATAGCAGCAGGTGCAGAGGTGAACACGCAGGGTCTGGATGATGACACGCCACTCCATGATGCTTCCAGCAGCGGGCATAAAGAT ATTGTGAAACTGCTGTTACGCCACGGTGGTAACGCCTTCCAGGCCAACAAGCGCGGGGAGCGCCCGGTGGACGTTGCAGACTCTCAGGAGCTGGAGCAGCTATTAAAGGGAGAGGTGTCACTGTCGGACCAAGATGACAGCTCTTCAG GTATTCTCTTCTCTGCAGAGTCTGAAGACCCTCCATCTGTCAATCCATCCAGTGTGGATGACAACATGGAGGACTCTGATACTGAAAAGGACTTGGACGGCAAACTGGCCACGAAAGCGTCATCGTCTGTGCCAGGGCTGGATGAGTATGAGTTTAaggacgaggaagaggaggaggatttCAGTAAAGCCCTGAGCGACAGACACATTCTCCGCAGGGAACTACGGCAgcgggagaaggaggagaaagatAGGAATCATGTGGCAGGAAAGCAGAGTGGAAAAGGCGATTCCTCTACAAAATCCAAAAAGCAGAAGACTTCTCGTGTCCACTGCAGCTCAGATACCTCCAGCGACGAAATGGAGAGCCTTTCAGAGAAAAGGAGTTCCCCCACCTGCTCTCAGAGCTCAGAGAGCCTCAAGGCAGACACAAGGTCTAAAAAGGAGAATGCTGAGCAAAAGGACAAGGGCAAAGTCAAGAAGAAGAGCAAAAGccagaataaaaacaaagaaaaccaaGAGGATGGGAAAGAGAACAGCAAAACGTTGGTCCTCTCTCTCGCAACCGTGTCCGAGAGCACAGAAAAGGGTCGGGAGGAGGACTCCTTCAAGATGTCTTTCAGCCCGAAAGATGACTCATCCGTCCACCTCTTTCATTTGTCGTCCATAAAATCTCCCAAAGTGAACCACAGCCTGACCGATAAACAAACACCACTCAAACAGGAAAATGCTAAGATGTGCATTTCCATCAGTGACGGCTCATGTCCGGTGGACGGTGTCAAATACAACCACTACACAGAGGCAGACTACTGCACCGAAGGCTCCAGCACCAAGGGGTGTAAGCACAAGGAAAAGAGCAAACACCAACAGAAGGACTCCAGTGGAGATGGGGACGATGGTCATTTGAGTCCTTACAAAGACGGCAGCATAGGAAACAGTGTGGACAGCTCTGAAGGTGCCTTACGGAAGACCGACTTAGATGGCAAAGTGGTAAAGAAGCATAAACTTAAACACAAGGAGAAAGACAAACGCAGGAGGGAATACGAGGCAGAGCGGAGCCGCCACAGGCAGAAGGAGGCCAGGAAAGACAGCCACAGGAATTTGGAGTTTGACAGAGAATTCTGGAAAGAGAATTTTTTCAAAAGTGATGAGACTGATGAACATCTGCCAGTAAAAAAGGAAGGTGAAGACATTAGCTCACTTCAGAAGACCTCAGATTCCTCTTCTGTCAAAGATGAGAGAAACACGAAGGAGAAACACTCAAGCAGCAAGGAAAAGAAGCTGAGAGAAGAGCGAGAAAAAGACAAGGCTGTGAAAAAAGAGCGAAAGGAGGCTGCTGGTAAAGAGGAGAAGGTAAAGGATTCAAAGTTGAGTGAGCGTGAAGAGAGAGTGGAGTGCCACGGCTCAGGGCGGATTCCAGAGGAGTCGCTGCAGAGCAACAGCATGAAAGAAGAGACCGAAGAGAAACCCATAAGTGGGATCACAGCTGATCAAGAACAGCTGGAGCTCTCTGAAAAAGGATCACGTGAGAAAACCGACAAGAGGCTCCCAGGAAAAGAGAAGGATTCAGAGAAAATGGAGAAAAGGCATCCTGACAaggaaaaaaaggttaaaacgGAGCATGTTGACAAAGCTGATTCACAGAATTCAGTGGATCGCtggaaggaaaaagagagaacagGAGCCATTTCTTCTTTCTCGCCTGGAGATAAAAACTACAAAGAGAATGAGAAACTGAAAACTTTATCCACAACCAAAAAGAATGAGGACAGCAGGAAAAATAAAGATAAGTTTGACAAGCGGTCTGATAGGGAGAGACAGGACAGAGAATATAGTGTTGGGGATCACAGGGAAAAGGAACGCACCAACTCTGATAAGAAAGCAAAACCTTTTGAGAAAACCGCAGATCATAGTAAATCTGATCGTTCAAAAGAAAAGGACTGTGacaggaaaaagagagataaaatAAAAGATGGGACTCTTTCCTCAAGCTCCAATCTGAAATTACTTTTAGAAGAGAAGAAGATCTATCTGTCCGAGAGCAGCAAATCCTTATCTACAAAATCAAAGGAGGAAGTTGTGAGAACACCAGAGAAGGATCGTGACCGGAGAGACCGGGACAGAGACTCAGATAAACACAAGGAAAAGGATAAGGATCGGCACAAAGACCGCTCCCAGCAGGCCAAAATCAGCAAGGCCAAATCCAGCGAGACCGAGGCCGACAAGGCCAAATCCAAAGCCTCGCCAGCAACACGAGACACCAAGCCCAAAGAGAAGAGGCTTGTGAATGATGACTTGATGCAGACCAGCTTTGAACGCATGCTCAGCCTGAAGGACCAGGAGATTGAGCAGTGGCACCGCAAACACCTGgagaaaattaaacaaaaagagCGAGAGAGGCTTAAACACCGGCCTCTGGTAGATCCAGGGAAGTCCAAACCTAAAGACAGAACAAAGTCTGAACTGTGCCTGAGTAAGGAGCTCATGCGCTCAAAAAGCTCTGAAGCCTCTGATGTCCAAAACAGAGAGAAATCCCTGAAGGACGGCACCAGCCCCAGAACAATGTCGCTTGATGGAAAGAGTCTGCCCTCTATCAACGCAAAGGTCATGTCAGCTGTGGAAAACTGTCTGACCAGATCACCCCGACCAGACAGCGAGCGCTGTGGCCTCATGTCCAGGTCCGTGTCCTTGGTTTCTGTCGCTAGCTCAGAGGATTCGTGTCAGGCGACAACATTAACGCCCAGACACATTGAATACGACTCTGACATGAACCTGGAAGCCTTAGACTCTCAATCTGCATTCCTCCAGTCTTCCCTCGTCATTCAAGCTACCAGATCGCCGTCTGTTCACGATAAAGATTGCAACAGTCTTCCAGATGTGCCGCAAAGTAATCGGACGCTGCTGCCCAGCAGACATGAATCTCCGTACCTCAGGGCTATTCTGGACGAGGATGCCAACTCATCGACTGAAGGTAAAGCTGTTGAAAATCTGCCAACACCCAGTCAGCCTGCTGAGGAGCTGGGAACAAGAGAGACCTCGGCAGAAACCGAGCAGAGCCTCAACAGTCAACAACAATGTATGAATTCAGTTGCTCATTCAGTCACAGAGATGGAAGGGAGCGCTCCTGGTAGTTTAACACCACAAATGTCAAACAAAGATACTCAGAGTAAAAGCCTGACACTTCCCGAGTACAGCCAAACTGGGTCAACAGAGCAGAAAACTCTTCCCTCCTCGGACCCCCCTGTTGCAAAGGACGTCCAGTGTCCGACAGAGAATTCAAAAGCAGAGTGTAGTAACAAGGATTCAGATCAACCATCAACTCCTACAGCTTGTCTATCTGCTGAGCTGTCAGAGCTTACAAACACAAAACCCCTCCAGCAGAGGGAACCACTTGCTGTTTCTGGTATGGAGAGCGTGCAGGAGACCGAATCGGGTACCGTGCACGTTTCTGACCTTAAAGACGAACCTCTTGAGAATGCTGATAGAGCAGAAGAAGAGAGTATGGAAACCGAGACTTTCGGAACGGACGATAGAGGAAGTCCGTTACCCTCCACCAGTACGCATATTTCCAGCTCCACTGCGGGGGATTCCTTGCCAGGTTTTAGCCAAATAAGCACAGAGTCCAAATTGTTTCAAGAGGATATGCTTGTAAATGACCAAGACTGCAAGAACTCAATAGCTTCCAGTGACACTGCAGTTTCATGTCTCGATGCTCAGATGGAGAAAAAGGACAGTATGCCCCCAGCATCTTCCTGTAGTGCAAGCCCTGAACACAAGGCTGAAGAGATGACTGATGTACAACCGAGCTCAGGGAACAACAGTGGTGCTGCTGTTTCTGTTACAACCGAGTGTTCATCAGTTGAGGACAGCCTGGCTACAGAGGGCTTATCTGAATCCACCGCAGAGGCCAGCTCAGAGCCAATAAAGGTGACACCTGCTGATGAGAAACCAGAGTCTTCTTCAGCTGGAGAAGAACAGAGTCAAAGCACCGTCCAATCGGCAGCTCagtctgacagcagcagcagcagcagcagcagcagcagcagcagcagcagtagtagtaccTGCAGCGCCTCAAGGAGCTCCTCTCCACAATCTGGAGACCGGGATTCAGATTCTTCTGGGGCTAGGGTCAAGGTTCGCTCTGCAGATGAGGATGTGGATGTCCATGTTCCCCATCCACGCAAGAGAAAGATGCCTAAATTTCCGAGCTCCCAGTTATGTTCCACGACTcagcaggagaaggagagaggccAGCAGTCTCTGGCTGCTATTGTAGACTCTGTAAAGCTGGAGGAGATTCAACCCTACCAGACAGAGAGGGCCAACCCTTACTACGAGTTCCTGCACATCCGGAAGAAGATCGAGGAAAAGCGCAAAGTGTTGTGCAGCGTCACCCCCCAGCCACCACAGTATTATGATGAATATGTCACCTTCAACGGATCCTACCTCTTAGATGGGAACCCGCTCAGCAAGCTCTGCATACCAACA ATAACTCCACCTCCATCATTACCTGAGCAGCTGAAAGAGATGTTCAAACAACAAGAGGTGGTCCGTATGAAACTCCGACTACAACACAGCATTGAAAGGGTATGTAGTTTTACTCCTGgagctttttgtttttggttgggTTGA
- the ankrd12 gene encoding ankyrin repeat domain-containing protein 12 isoform X3 encodes MAKPGSDRDGAMVDKQAGKKSKDKLSPFTKTPKLDRSELLGKEGKAKSSMKRKLSFTTSPLRTEERDSDTDKDVPDKKKVKKEAGGKKSQAPNLLFGYPLSERKQMALLMQMTANSPDSTPSHPSQTTPVQKKVPSSASSRQKDKVNKRNERGETPLHMAAIRGDAKQVKELISLGADVNVKDFAGWTPLHEACNLGYYDVAKVLIAAGAEVNTQGLDDDTPLHDASSSGHKDIVKLLLRHGGNAFQANKRGERPVDVADSQELEQLLKGEVSLSDQDDSSSGILFSAESEDPPSVNPSSVDDNMEDSDTEKDLDGKLATKASSSVPGLDEYEFKDEEEEEDFSKALSDRHILRRELRQREKEEKDRNHVAGKQSGKGDSSTKSKKQKTSRVHCSSDTSSDEMESLSEKRSSPTCSQSSESLKADTRSKKENAEQKDKGKVKKKSKSQNKNKENQEDGKENSKTLVLSLATVSESTEKGREEDSFKMSFSPKDDSSVHLFHLSSIKSPKVNHSLTDKQTPLKQENAKMCISISDGSCPVDGVKYNHYTEADYCTEGSSTKGCKHKEKSKHQQKDSSGDGDDGHLSPYKDGSIGNSVDSSEGALRKTDLDGKVVKKHKLKHKEKDKRRREYEAERSRHRQKEARKDSHRNLEFDREFWKENFFKSDETDEHLPVKKEGEDISSLQKTSDSSSVKDERNTKEKHSSSKEKKLREEREKDKAVKKERKEAAGKEEKVKDSKLSEREERVECHGSGRIPEESLQSNSMKEETEEKPISGITADQEQLELSEKGSREKTDKRLPGKEKDSEKMEKRHPDKEKKVKTEHVDKADSQNSVDRWKEKERTGAISSFSPGDKNYKENEKLKTLSTTKKNEDSRKNKDKFDKRSDRERQDREYSVGDHREKERTNSDKKAKPFEKTADHSKSDRSKEKDCDRKKRDKIKDGTLSSSSNLKLLLEEKKIYLSESSKSLSTKSKEEVVRTPEKDRDRRDRDRDSDKHKEKDKDRHKDRSQQAKISKAKSSETEADKAKSKASPATRDTKPKEKRLVNDDLMQTSFERMLSLKDQEIEQWHRKHLEKIKQKERERLKHRPLVDPGKSKPKDRTKSELCLSKELMRSKSSEASDVQNREKSLKDGTSPRTMSLDGKSLPSINAKVMSAVENCLTRSPRPDSERCGLMSRSVSLVSVASSEDSCQATTLTPRHIEYDSDMNLEALDSQSAFLQSSLVIQATRSPSVHDKDCNSLPDVPQSNRTLLPSRHESPYLRAILDEDANSSTEGKAVENLPTPSQPAEELGTRETSAETEQSLNSQQQCMNSVAHSVTEMEGSAPGSLTPQMSNKDTQSKSLTLPEYSQTGSTEQKTLPSSDPPVAKDVQCPTENSKAECSNKDSDQPSTPTACLSAELSELTNTKPLQQREPLAVSGMESVQETESGTVHVSDLKDEPLENADRAEEESMETETFGTDDRGSPLPSTSTHISSSTAGDSLPGFSQISTESKLFQEDMLVNDQDCKNSIASSDTAVSCLDAQMEKKDSMPPASSCSASPEHKAEEMTDVQPSSGNNSGAAVSVTTECSSVEDSLATEGLSESTAEASSEPIKVTPADEKPESSSAGEEQSQSTVQSAAQSDSSSSSSSSSSSSSSSSTCSASRSSSPQSGDRDSDSSGARVKVRSADEDVDVHVPHPRKRKMPKFPSSQLCSTTQQEKERGQQSLAAIVDSVKLEEIQPYQTERANPYYEFLHIRKKIEEKRKVLCSVTPQPPQYYDEYVTFNGSYLLDGNPLSKLCIPTITPPPSLPEQLKEMFKQQEVVRMKLRLQHSIERVCSFTPGAFCFWLG; translated from the exons AGTCCCCAGCAGTGCCTCGTCTCGACAGAAGGACAAGGTCAACAAGAGGAACGAGCGAGGGGAGACTCCCCTTCACATGGCAGCCATCCGGGGAGACGCCAAGCAAGTTAAAGAGCTCATTAGCCTGGGAGCTGACGTCAATGTCAAAGACTTTGCAG GTTGGACTCCTCTTCATGAAGCCTGTAATCTTGGTTACTACGATGTGGCCAAGGTCTTAATAGCAGCAGGTGCAGAGGTGAACACGCAGGGTCTGGATGATGACACGCCACTCCATGATGCTTCCAGCAGCGGGCATAAAGAT ATTGTGAAACTGCTGTTACGCCACGGTGGTAACGCCTTCCAGGCCAACAAGCGCGGGGAGCGCCCGGTGGACGTTGCAGACTCTCAGGAGCTGGAGCAGCTATTAAAGGGAGAGGTGTCACTGTCGGACCAAGATGACAGCTCTTCAG GTATTCTCTTCTCTGCAGAGTCTGAAGACCCTCCATCTGTCAATCCATCCAGTGTGGATGACAACATGGAGGACTCTGATACTGAAAAGGACTTGGACGGCAAACTGGCCACGAAAGCGTCATCGTCTGTGCCAGGGCTGGATGAGTATGAGTTTAaggacgaggaagaggaggaggatttCAGTAAAGCCCTGAGCGACAGACACATTCTCCGCAGGGAACTACGGCAgcgggagaaggaggagaaagatAGGAATCATGTGGCAGGAAAGCAGAGTGGAAAAGGCGATTCCTCTACAAAATCCAAAAAGCAGAAGACTTCTCGTGTCCACTGCAGCTCAGATACCTCCAGCGACGAAATGGAGAGCCTTTCAGAGAAAAGGAGTTCCCCCACCTGCTCTCAGAGCTCAGAGAGCCTCAAGGCAGACACAAGGTCTAAAAAGGAGAATGCTGAGCAAAAGGACAAGGGCAAAGTCAAGAAGAAGAGCAAAAGccagaataaaaacaaagaaaaccaaGAGGATGGGAAAGAGAACAGCAAAACGTTGGTCCTCTCTCTCGCAACCGTGTCCGAGAGCACAGAAAAGGGTCGGGAGGAGGACTCCTTCAAGATGTCTTTCAGCCCGAAAGATGACTCATCCGTCCACCTCTTTCATTTGTCGTCCATAAAATCTCCCAAAGTGAACCACAGCCTGACCGATAAACAAACACCACTCAAACAGGAAAATGCTAAGATGTGCATTTCCATCAGTGACGGCTCATGTCCGGTGGACGGTGTCAAATACAACCACTACACAGAGGCAGACTACTGCACCGAAGGCTCCAGCACCAAGGGGTGTAAGCACAAGGAAAAGAGCAAACACCAACAGAAGGACTCCAGTGGAGATGGGGACGATGGTCATTTGAGTCCTTACAAAGACGGCAGCATAGGAAACAGTGTGGACAGCTCTGAAGGTGCCTTACGGAAGACCGACTTAGATGGCAAAGTGGTAAAGAAGCATAAACTTAAACACAAGGAGAAAGACAAACGCAGGAGGGAATACGAGGCAGAGCGGAGCCGCCACAGGCAGAAGGAGGCCAGGAAAGACAGCCACAGGAATTTGGAGTTTGACAGAGAATTCTGGAAAGAGAATTTTTTCAAAAGTGATGAGACTGATGAACATCTGCCAGTAAAAAAGGAAGGTGAAGACATTAGCTCACTTCAGAAGACCTCAGATTCCTCTTCTGTCAAAGATGAGAGAAACACGAAGGAGAAACACTCAAGCAGCAAGGAAAAGAAGCTGAGAGAAGAGCGAGAAAAAGACAAGGCTGTGAAAAAAGAGCGAAAGGAGGCTGCTGGTAAAGAGGAGAAGGTAAAGGATTCAAAGTTGAGTGAGCGTGAAGAGAGAGTGGAGTGCCACGGCTCAGGGCGGATTCCAGAGGAGTCGCTGCAGAGCAACAGCATGAAAGAAGAGACCGAAGAGAAACCCATAAGTGGGATCACAGCTGATCAAGAACAGCTGGAGCTCTCTGAAAAAGGATCACGTGAGAAAACCGACAAGAGGCTCCCAGGAAAAGAGAAGGATTCAGAGAAAATGGAGAAAAGGCATCCTGACAaggaaaaaaaggttaaaacgGAGCATGTTGACAAAGCTGATTCACAGAATTCAGTGGATCGCtggaaggaaaaagagagaacagGAGCCATTTCTTCTTTCTCGCCTGGAGATAAAAACTACAAAGAGAATGAGAAACTGAAAACTTTATCCACAACCAAAAAGAATGAGGACAGCAGGAAAAATAAAGATAAGTTTGACAAGCGGTCTGATAGGGAGAGACAGGACAGAGAATATAGTGTTGGGGATCACAGGGAAAAGGAACGCACCAACTCTGATAAGAAAGCAAAACCTTTTGAGAAAACCGCAGATCATAGTAAATCTGATCGTTCAAAAGAAAAGGACTGTGacaggaaaaagagagataaaatAAAAGATGGGACTCTTTCCTCAAGCTCCAATCTGAAATTACTTTTAGAAGAGAAGAAGATCTATCTGTCCGAGAGCAGCAAATCCTTATCTACAAAATCAAAGGAGGAAGTTGTGAGAACACCAGAGAAGGATCGTGACCGGAGAGACCGGGACAGAGACTCAGATAAACACAAGGAAAAGGATAAGGATCGGCACAAAGACCGCTCCCAGCAGGCCAAAATCAGCAAGGCCAAATCCAGCGAGACCGAGGCCGACAAGGCCAAATCCAAAGCCTCGCCAGCAACACGAGACACCAAGCCCAAAGAGAAGAGGCTTGTGAATGATGACTTGATGCAGACCAGCTTTGAACGCATGCTCAGCCTGAAGGACCAGGAGATTGAGCAGTGGCACCGCAAACACCTGgagaaaattaaacaaaaagagCGAGAGAGGCTTAAACACCGGCCTCTGGTAGATCCAGGGAAGTCCAAACCTAAAGACAGAACAAAGTCTGAACTGTGCCTGAGTAAGGAGCTCATGCGCTCAAAAAGCTCTGAAGCCTCTGATGTCCAAAACAGAGAGAAATCCCTGAAGGACGGCACCAGCCCCAGAACAATGTCGCTTGATGGAAAGAGTCTGCCCTCTATCAACGCAAAGGTCATGTCAGCTGTGGAAAACTGTCTGACCAGATCACCCCGACCAGACAGCGAGCGCTGTGGCCTCATGTCCAGGTCCGTGTCCTTGGTTTCTGTCGCTAGCTCAGAGGATTCGTGTCAGGCGACAACATTAACGCCCAGACACATTGAATACGACTCTGACATGAACCTGGAAGCCTTAGACTCTCAATCTGCATTCCTCCAGTCTTCCCTCGTCATTCAAGCTACCAGATCGCCGTCTGTTCACGATAAAGATTGCAACAGTCTTCCAGATGTGCCGCAAAGTAATCGGACGCTGCTGCCCAGCAGACATGAATCTCCGTACCTCAGGGCTATTCTGGACGAGGATGCCAACTCATCGACTGAAGGTAAAGCTGTTGAAAATCTGCCAACACCCAGTCAGCCTGCTGAGGAGCTGGGAACAAGAGAGACCTCGGCAGAAACCGAGCAGAGCCTCAACAGTCAACAACAATGTATGAATTCAGTTGCTCATTCAGTCACAGAGATGGAAGGGAGCGCTCCTGGTAGTTTAACACCACAAATGTCAAACAAAGATACTCAGAGTAAAAGCCTGACACTTCCCGAGTACAGCCAAACTGGGTCAACAGAGCAGAAAACTCTTCCCTCCTCGGACCCCCCTGTTGCAAAGGACGTCCAGTGTCCGACAGAGAATTCAAAAGCAGAGTGTAGTAACAAGGATTCAGATCAACCATCAACTCCTACAGCTTGTCTATCTGCTGAGCTGTCAGAGCTTACAAACACAAAACCCCTCCAGCAGAGGGAACCACTTGCTGTTTCTGGTATGGAGAGCGTGCAGGAGACCGAATCGGGTACCGTGCACGTTTCTGACCTTAAAGACGAACCTCTTGAGAATGCTGATAGAGCAGAAGAAGAGAGTATGGAAACCGAGACTTTCGGAACGGACGATAGAGGAAGTCCGTTACCCTCCACCAGTACGCATATTTCCAGCTCCACTGCGGGGGATTCCTTGCCAGGTTTTAGCCAAATAAGCACAGAGTCCAAATTGTTTCAAGAGGATATGCTTGTAAATGACCAAGACTGCAAGAACTCAATAGCTTCCAGTGACACTGCAGTTTCATGTCTCGATGCTCAGATGGAGAAAAAGGACAGTATGCCCCCAGCATCTTCCTGTAGTGCAAGCCCTGAACACAAGGCTGAAGAGATGACTGATGTACAACCGAGCTCAGGGAACAACAGTGGTGCTGCTGTTTCTGTTACAACCGAGTGTTCATCAGTTGAGGACAGCCTGGCTACAGAGGGCTTATCTGAATCCACCGCAGAGGCCAGCTCAGAGCCAATAAAGGTGACACCTGCTGATGAGAAACCAGAGTCTTCTTCAGCTGGAGAAGAACAGAGTCAAAGCACCGTCCAATCGGCAGCTCagtctgacagcagcagcagcagcagcagcagcagcagcagcagcagcagtagtagtaccTGCAGCGCCTCAAGGAGCTCCTCTCCACAATCTGGAGACCGGGATTCAGATTCTTCTGGGGCTAGGGTCAAGGTTCGCTCTGCAGATGAGGATGTGGATGTCCATGTTCCCCATCCACGCAAGAGAAAGATGCCTAAATTTCCGAGCTCCCAGTTATGTTCCACGACTcagcaggagaaggagagaggccAGCAGTCTCTGGCTGCTATTGTAGACTCTGTAAAGCTGGAGGAGATTCAACCCTACCAGACAGAGAGGGCCAACCCTTACTACGAGTTCCTGCACATCCGGAAGAAGATCGAGGAAAAGCGCAAAGTGTTGTGCAGCGTCACCCCCCAGCCACCACAGTATTATGATGAATATGTCACCTTCAACGGATCCTACCTCTTAGATGGGAACCCGCTCAGCAAGCTCTGCATACCAACA ATAACTCCACCTCCATCATTACCTGAGCAGCTGAAAGAGATGTTCAAACAACAAGAGGTGGTCCGTATGAAACTCCGACTACAACACAGCATTGAAAGGGTATGTAGTTTTACTCCTGgagctttttgtttttggttgggTTGA